The following proteins are co-located in the Vigna angularis cultivar LongXiaoDou No.4 chromosome 2, ASM1680809v1, whole genome shotgun sequence genome:
- the LOC108321650 gene encoding CDP-diacylglycerol--glycerol-3-phosphate 3-phosphatidyltransferase 1, chloroplastic has translation MVAEMNVRELSISKNDRTSMPAIANSKFLTLPTILTLGRVASIPLLVATFFMDGWRGTVVTTSIFTAAAVTDWLDGYIARKMKMKSTFGAFLDPVADKLMVSATLVLLCTRPLEVAVFGQLPWLLIIPSITIIGREITMSALREWAASQGSKLLEVVAVNNLGKWKTATQMLALIILLATRDCSRGGPAILVGSGVVLLYISAGLSLWSFVVYTREICKVLRR, from the exons ATGGTTGCCGAGATGAATGTCCGTGAATTGTCCATATCTAAGAATGACCGTACTTCAATGCCTGCCATCGCCAATTCCAAATTCCTTACTTTGCCCACCATCTTGACTCTTGGCCGTGTCGCCTCAATACCTCTTCTTGTCGCCA CCTTCTTCATGGATGGTTGGCGAGGAACAGTTGTTACTACAAGTATCTTCACCGCTGCAGCAGTTACAGATTGGCTTGATGGTTATATTGCTCGTAAG ATGAAAATGAAATCTACATTTGGTGCCTTTTTAGATCCAGTAGCTGATAAG CTCATGGTTTCTGCCACATTGGTCTTATTATGTACTAGACCTTTGGAAGTTGCTGTGTTTGGACAATTACCATGGCTATTGATCATACCTTCAATCACCATAATTGGTAGAGAG ATAACCATGTCGGCACTGAGGGAATGGGCTGCTTCCCAGGGTAGCAAGCTTCTAGAG GTTGTTGCAGTTAATAATCTGGGGAAATGGAAAACAGCCACACAGATGTTGGCGTTAATTATCCTCCTTGCTACGCGGGACTGCAG TCGTGGAGGACCTGCCATTTTGGTAGGATCTGGTGTTGTCTTGCTTTACATTTCAGCAGGGCTTTCCTTATGGTCATTTGTAGTATATACGAGGGAAATTTGCAAGGTGTTGCGGAGGTAG
- the LOC108321651 gene encoding protein CURLY FLAG LEAF 1, protein MEAITASLERSLQNCSLNNDNHQSRRENGSAADAAVPPGLGISSTSDHVPDTDNNHNSNSDTTLELNSHISLPYHWEQCLDLKTGEIYYINWRNGMKAKEDPRAAMAEYSVSRDCESEEESWYDSEESSSESCPSSSKENYQGSLEKQNVLVVAGCKGCLMYFMVPKQVEDCPKCSGQLLHFDRSENGSP, encoded by the exons ATGGAGGCGATCACTGCTTCCTTAGAGAGGTCTCTTCAAAACTGTTCTTTAAACAATGATAACCACCAGAGCAGGAGGGAAAACGGGTCAGCCGCAGATGCAGCAGTGCCACCAGGCTTAGGAATCTCATCCACCTCGGACCATGTCCCGGACACGGATAATAATCATAACTCTAACTCCGACACCACCTTAGAGCTCAACTCTCACATCTCACTCCCTTATCACTGGGAACAATGCCTAGATTTAAAG ACGGGggaaatttattacattaactGGAGGAACGGAATGAAAGCAAAGGAGGATCCAAGAGCAGCAATGGCAGAGTATAGTGTAAGTAGGGATTGTGAATCCGAAGAAGAGAGCTGGTACGACAGCGAAGAGTCTTCATCGGAGTCATGTCCTTCTTCATCGAAGGAGAACTATCAGGGTTCGTTGGAGAAACAGAATGTTTTGGTGGTGGCTGGGTGCAAGGGCTGTCTCATGTATTTCATGGTGCCCAAGCAGGTTGAAGACTGCCCCAAATGTAGTGGTCAACTCCTCCACTTCGATCGATCCGAAAATGGCTCTCCATGA
- the LOC108321697 gene encoding GSH-induced LITAF domain protein, translating into MEKKDEVVVGVPVYENQYQRGVIPPNAVVGDPKGIPIHQTIYRDTPAPFNCPYCGVTALTTVRSKPSLAAFVGCLMPMMLGVCFLCPSMDCLWHKYHYCPNCQEKVADFEKADPCAVMDPPHWTQESFALAG; encoded by the exons ATGGAGAAAAAGGATGAAGTGGTGGTTGGTGTGCCGGTGTACGAAAACCAATACCAGAGGGGGGTGATTCCTCCTAACGCGGTGGTCGGAGATCCCAAGGGCATCCCCATCCACCAGACCATTTACAGAGACACTCCTGCTCCGTTCAACTGCCCTTACTGTGGTGTCACCGCTCTCACTACCGTCAG ATCGAAGCCCAGTCTGGCTGCATTTGTTGGATGCTTGATGCCGATGATGCTTGGAGTTTGCTTTCTTTGCCCCTCAATGGACTGCCTTTGGCATAAATATCACTACTGTCCTAACTGTCAAGAAAAG GTCGCTGACTTTGAGAAAGCAGATCCCTGTGCTGTCATGGATCCACCACACTGGACTCAGGAGAGCTTTGCATTGGCTGGGTAG
- the LOC108321696 gene encoding leucine-rich repeat protein 1: MERSMRVPFYVLAIFLLLSDPFAVINANSEGDALFAFRRAVKDPNNVLQSWDPTLVDPCTWFHVTCDDDKRVTRLDLGHAKLSGHLVPELGRLQRLQFLELYKNDLKGPIPKELGDLKNLVSLGLYQNNLTGSIPASLSNLSNIKFLRLNSNMLTGRIPRELTKLGNLKILDLSNNDLCGTFPTSGSFSKFSEQSFKNNTRLKGPELMGFVRYDTGESCK, translated from the exons ATGGAGAGGAGCATGAGGGTACCTTTTTACGTTCTTGCAATTTTTCTTCTCCTATCAGATCCTTTTGCTGTTATAAATGCAAACTCTGAAG GTGATGCTCTGTTCGCATTCAGAAGAGCTGTGAAAGACCCAAATAACGTTCTGCAGAGCTGGGATCCAACTTTGGTGGATCCTTGTACATGGTTCCATGTTACCTGTGATGATGATAAGAGAGTAACCCGACT GGACCTCGGACATGCAAAACTGTCTGGTCATTTGGTTCCAGAACTAGGGAGGCTCCAGCGCCTTCAGTTTCT AGAACTATACAAGAATGATTTGAAGGGTCCAATACCAAAGGAACTTGGAGACCTCAAGAACCTGGTTAGCTTGGGTCTCTACCAGAATAACCTCACTGGCTCCATTCCCGCCAGCCTGTCCAACCTCTCCAACATCAAATTCTt GCGGCTCAACAGCAACATGCTCACTGGAAGAATACCGAGGGAACTCACTAAGTTGGGAAACCTCAAGATCTT AGACCTATCAAACAACGATCTGTGTGGTACTTTCCCTACATCCGGCTCTTTTTCAAAGTTCTCTGAACAAAG TTTCAAGAATAACACAAGACTTAAAGGACCAGAATTAATGGGATTCGTCAGATATGATACTGGAGAAAGCTGCAAATGA
- the LOC108321694 gene encoding uncharacterized protein At2g33490 isoform X2 — protein sequence MQDMRDCYDTLLSAAAATASSAYEFSESLRDMGSCLLEKTALNDHADETGKLLLTLGKIQFKLHKLIDDYRSHIIQTITVPSESLLNELRIVEEMKRQCDEKRDVYDYMVARYREGGRSKGGKGETFSLQQLQTAHDEYDEEATLFVFRLKSLKQGQSRSLLTQATRHHASQLCFFKKAVKSLETVEPHVKSVTEQQHIDYQFSGLEEEDGYEGDDGDDGGGGYDDNDDGELSFDYGQTEQDRDVSTSRNSMELDQVEVTAPGGFTSETAKENLDKLQRNLFSFRVRTGSQSAPLFADNKPDAIEKLRQMRPSLSRKFSSYVLPTPVDAKSSISSSSNNPKPSKVQANLSEPTKNLWHSSPLEQKKHEKDSGDEFSGSIVRSAPSVHKESNSNTASTRLPLPLADNLLSSNRDYISAHPKKIKRYAFSGPLTSNPGPTRPVLLESVQLFSGPLLPSSIPQPRSSSPKVSPTASPTLVSSPKISELHELPRPPTNFPSNSRLLGLVGHSGPLLSGGQKVSSANNLAASSAASPLPMPPQAMARSFSIPSSGARVAALHVPRTLDSSHGSSISETIASPLIPLALSSSQPSSDC from the exons AACTTCTCCTCACGCTTGGCAAAATTCAGTTCAAACTCCACAAACTAATAGATGACTAC CGTTCTCATATAATTCAGACAATTACCGTTCCCTCGGAGTCTCTCTTGAATGAACTTCGAATTGTTGAG GAGATGAAGCGGCAATGTGAtgagaaaag AGACGTATATGACTATATGGTAGCAAGATACAGAGAAGGAGGCAGGTCTAAAGGCGGGAAAGGGGAAACTTTTTCTTTGCAGCAGTTGCAAACTGCTCATGATGAATATGATGAAGAGGCTACTTTATTTGTTTTCCGATTGAAATCTCTGAAGCAAGGACAATCGCGTAGTCTTCTAACACAGGCAACGCGTCACCATGCTTCTCAG TTGTGTTTTTTCAAGAAAGCAGTCAAGTCCCTTGAGACAGTAGAACCACATGTAAAATCTGTAACTGAACAGCAGCACATTGATTACCAGTTCAGTGGTCTTGAAGAGGAGGATGGGTATGAAGGTGACGATGGagatgatggtggtggtggttatGATGACAATGATGATGGTGAGCTGAGTTTTGACTATGGACAAACTGAACAAGACCGAGATGTTTCTACGTCACGAAACTCCATGGAG CTGGATCAAGTGGAAGTTACAGCTCCTGGAGGTTTTACATCCGAAACTGCCAAG GAAAACTTAGACAAACTTCAAAGGAATTTGTTTTCCTTTAGGGTTAGGACAGGGAGCCAATCTGCCCCGCTTTTTGCGGATAATAAACCTGATGCAATTGAAAAACTGAGACAGATGCGCCCATCTTTATCTCGGAAGTTTAGTTCATATGTGCTACCCACACCCGTTGATGCTAAGAGTTCAATCTCTTCAAGTTCAAATAATCCAAAACCTTCCAAAGTGCAGGCAAATTTAAGTGAACCTACAAAGAACTTGTGGCATTCATCCCCATTAGAACAAAAGAAACATGAAAAAGATAGCGGTGATGAATTTTCTGGTTCCATTGTCAGAAGTGCTCCGTCAGTACACAAGGAAAGTAACAGTAATACTGCCTCCACGAGATTGCCTCTTCCTCTAGCAGATAATCTTTTATCCTCGAATCGTGATTACATTTCTGCTCACcctaaaaagattaaaagatatGCCTTTTCTGGCCCATTGACAAGTAATCCTGGGCCTACCAGACCAGTTTTGTTAGAAAGTGTTCAACTGTTCTCTGGACCTCTTTTGCCAAGTTCAATCCCTCAGCCTCGGTCATCATCTCCAAAAGTATCTCCCACTGCTTCTCCCACTCTAGTGTCTTCACCCAAAATAAGTGAGCTTCATGAACTTCCTAGGCCTCCAACCAATTTCCCATCCAATTCAAGGCTTTTAGGTTTGGTGGGACATTCTGGTCCTTTGTTGTCTGGAGGTCAAAAGGTTTCCTCTGCAAATAATTTGGCTGCATCAAGTGCTGCATCTCCATTGCCAATGCCACCTCAGGCCATGGCTCGTAGTTTCTCCATACCTTCTAGTGGGGCTAGAGTTGCAGCATTACATGTTCCTAGAACACTAGATTCTTCTCATGGATCATCTATATCTGAGACTATTGCTTCTCCTCTGATACCACTAGCATTATCTAGTAGTCAGCCATCATCAGATTGCTGA
- the LOC108321694 gene encoding uncharacterized protein At2g33490 isoform X3 produces the protein MNFELLRDVYDYMVARYREGGRSKGGKGETFSLQQLQTAHDEYDEEATLFVFRLKSLKQGQSRSLLTQATRHHASQLCFFKKAVKSLETVEPHVKSVTEQQHIDYQFSGLEEEDGYEGDDGDDGGGGYDDNDDGELSFDYGQTEQDRDVSTSRNSMELDQVEVTAPGGFTSETAKENLDKLQRNLFSFRVRTGSQSAPLFADNKPDAIEKLRQMRPSLSRKFSSYVLPTPVDAKSSISSSSNNPKPSKVQANLSEPTKNLWHSSPLEQKKHEKDSGDEFSGSIVRSAPSVHKESNSNTASTRLPLPLADNLLSSNRDYISAHPKKIKRYAFSGPLTSNPGPTRPVLLESVQLFSGPLLPSSIPQPRSSSPKVSPTASPTLVSSPKISELHELPRPPTNFPSNSRLLGLVGHSGPLLSGGQKVSSANNLAASSAASPLPMPPQAMARSFSIPSSGARVAALHVPRTLDSSHGSSISETIASPLIPLALSSSQPSSDC, from the exons ATGAACTTCGAATTGTTGAG AGACGTATATGACTATATGGTAGCAAGATACAGAGAAGGAGGCAGGTCTAAAGGCGGGAAAGGGGAAACTTTTTCTTTGCAGCAGTTGCAAACTGCTCATGATGAATATGATGAAGAGGCTACTTTATTTGTTTTCCGATTGAAATCTCTGAAGCAAGGACAATCGCGTAGTCTTCTAACACAGGCAACGCGTCACCATGCTTCTCAG TTGTGTTTTTTCAAGAAAGCAGTCAAGTCCCTTGAGACAGTAGAACCACATGTAAAATCTGTAACTGAACAGCAGCACATTGATTACCAGTTCAGTGGTCTTGAAGAGGAGGATGGGTATGAAGGTGACGATGGagatgatggtggtggtggttatGATGACAATGATGATGGTGAGCTGAGTTTTGACTATGGACAAACTGAACAAGACCGAGATGTTTCTACGTCACGAAACTCCATGGAG CTGGATCAAGTGGAAGTTACAGCTCCTGGAGGTTTTACATCCGAAACTGCCAAG GAAAACTTAGACAAACTTCAAAGGAATTTGTTTTCCTTTAGGGTTAGGACAGGGAGCCAATCTGCCCCGCTTTTTGCGGATAATAAACCTGATGCAATTGAAAAACTGAGACAGATGCGCCCATCTTTATCTCGGAAGTTTAGTTCATATGTGCTACCCACACCCGTTGATGCTAAGAGTTCAATCTCTTCAAGTTCAAATAATCCAAAACCTTCCAAAGTGCAGGCAAATTTAAGTGAACCTACAAAGAACTTGTGGCATTCATCCCCATTAGAACAAAAGAAACATGAAAAAGATAGCGGTGATGAATTTTCTGGTTCCATTGTCAGAAGTGCTCCGTCAGTACACAAGGAAAGTAACAGTAATACTGCCTCCACGAGATTGCCTCTTCCTCTAGCAGATAATCTTTTATCCTCGAATCGTGATTACATTTCTGCTCACcctaaaaagattaaaagatatGCCTTTTCTGGCCCATTGACAAGTAATCCTGGGCCTACCAGACCAGTTTTGTTAGAAAGTGTTCAACTGTTCTCTGGACCTCTTTTGCCAAGTTCAATCCCTCAGCCTCGGTCATCATCTCCAAAAGTATCTCCCACTGCTTCTCCCACTCTAGTGTCTTCACCCAAAATAAGTGAGCTTCATGAACTTCCTAGGCCTCCAACCAATTTCCCATCCAATTCAAGGCTTTTAGGTTTGGTGGGACATTCTGGTCCTTTGTTGTCTGGAGGTCAAAAGGTTTCCTCTGCAAATAATTTGGCTGCATCAAGTGCTGCATCTCCATTGCCAATGCCACCTCAGGCCATGGCTCGTAGTTTCTCCATACCTTCTAGTGGGGCTAGAGTTGCAGCATTACATGTTCCTAGAACACTAGATTCTTCTCATGGATCATCTATATCTGAGACTATTGCTTCTCCTCTGATACCACTAGCATTATCTAGTAGTCAGCCATCATCAGATTGCTGA